From Candidatus Bathyarchaeota archaeon:
CCTAAACGTGGTTGTTTTTGGCGGAGACGGCGACATAGTTGGCATAGGCCTAAGCCATTTTATTCATGCGGCAAGGCGGAACCTCGACGTCCTCGTGATAATGGTTAATAACATGGTTTATGGGATGACTGGCGGGCAAGTGGCGCCTACGACGCCTTTCAAGGCGAAGACAACCACAACGCCATACGGTAGCTTTGAGCATCCACTCGACGCCGTTAAGTTGGCAGTTGCCGCTGGAGCAAACTATGCAGTCCGCTGGACAACAGCCCATCCGAATGAACTTAAAGAAGCCATTAAAAAGGCATTGGGGCTTAAGGGTTTTCGCTTCATTGAGGCTGTAAGCCAATGTCCGACAGCCTTTGGAAGACGAGTTGGCTTTAAAACTGCCGGGGAAATGGTCAAGTGGTTTAGGGAAAATTCCATAACATTAGAGGAAGCCGTGAGGTTAAGCGAGGAGGACTTGAAAACAAAAATTGTTGTGGGCGAGTTTGTCCATAGGCAAAGGCCAACATTAATTGAAACAATTTACGCCATTGTAAAGGAGGCGCAGGAAGGTGGGTAGAACTGAGATAAGGATATGCGGTCTAGGCGGGCAAGGTGTGGTTTTGGCTGGGCAGATTCTCGGCAGAGCGGCGGTTTATGATGGCTGGAATGTTGCGCAAACCCAAAGCTATGGAGCGGAAGCCAGAGGTACAACAGCCAAAAGCGAGGTAATAATATCTGACGGTCGAATAGGATTTCCAGCGGTGAGGAAATGCGACATACTATTGGCCGTGAGCCAGGAAGCCTTAGACAGGAATATTAGGGACTTGAAGGAAGACGGCCTCCTTTTGTTCGACGAAGACTTAGTCAAGAATGTGCCCAATGTTAATGCGAAAATTTACGCTGTACCAGCAACAAGGATTGCGGAGGAAAACTTTGGAGAACGATTATACGCCAATATGGTGATTCTAGGTGCTTTGAATGCACTAACAAAAATTGTTAGCGAGGAATCTATGGAAAAGGCAATAGTTGATACGGTGCCAAAAAATGTTGCCGCCGTAAACCTGCAAGCGTACAAAAGTGGAAGAATGCTAGAAAACTCTTACTTTATCTGAATTATCTGCGTTTCGCTTACTTGGAAAGGCGGGTGTTTGGAGGACCCTTGAGGGAAATTGTTATCTTTTAAGTTGCGGTGTATAGCCTAGAGGAGTTTGGTTGAAGCGGAAAATAACTTATGCGGCTGCAGGCGTTGACAGAAAACTGAGAGCCGAAGCGAAAAGGGCTTTGCGTTTTCTAGAAGGCACTTACCGTTTTAGCTCTTACGGCAAGATTATGAAGCTTCCGTTTGGAAACATTTTTCCGTTCCGCAATGACTGCTATCTAGATCTTGTTATTGAGGGTGTCGGCACGAAGGTTCTTGTTGCTCAGCTGGCTGACAAGTATGACACCATAGGCATTGACGGGGTGGCGATGGCTGTAAATGACGTTATTCGTTCTGGTGCGCGGCCTCTGGCAGTTGCAGATAATATTCATGCCCAGGTTTCAGATCCACTTCTCGTCGAGGAGTGGATGAAGGGTATAGCCAAAGGCGCCGCTGAGGCTGAGTGTGTGGTGTCAAGCGGGGAAATAGGCGACGTGGCAGAAATCATCAGAGGCTTAGTTGAGGGAAAGGGCTTCGACATGGTTTTTGCGGCAATAGGTGAAGTTCCAAAAGATAGGGTGATCACCGGCAGGGAATTGAAACCCGACGATGTGATTGTAGGTTTGCGGGGCTCTGGCTTACACAGTAATGGCATAACCTTGGCGAGGAAAATTCTGTTTAAGCAGTGGGGCGGTAAGTACGAA
This genomic window contains:
- a CDS encoding 2-oxoacid:ferredoxin oxidoreductase subunit beta, whose amino-acid sequence is MSEMFSVKKYLRDLKLPFCPGCGAFTVMNAFLRAVHELGYGNLEKFVFCSGIGCSSWIPSPYFLADSIHTLHGRSIPVATGVKLMRPDLNVVVFGGDGDIVGIGLSHFIHAARRNLDVLVIMVNNMVYGMTGGQVAPTTPFKAKTTTTPYGSFEHPLDAVKLAVAAGANYAVRWTTAHPNELKEAIKKALGLKGFRFIEAVSQCPTAFGRRVGFKTAGEMVKWFRENSITLEEAVRLSEEDLKTKIVVGEFVHRQRPTLIETIYAIVKEAQEGG
- a CDS encoding 2-oxoacid:acceptor oxidoreductase family protein, whose amino-acid sequence is MGRTEIRICGLGGQGVVLAGQILGRAAVYDGWNVAQTQSYGAEARGTTAKSEVIISDGRIGFPAVRKCDILLAVSQEALDRNIRDLKEDGLLLFDEDLVKNVPNVNAKIYAVPATRIAEENFGERLYANMVILGALNALTKIVSEESMEKAIVDTVPKNVAAVNLQAYKSGRMLENSYFI
- the purM gene encoding phosphoribosylformylglycinamidine cyclo-ligase encodes the protein MKRKITYAAAGVDRKLRAEAKRALRFLEGTYRFSSYGKIMKLPFGNIFPFRNDCYLDLVIEGVGTKVLVAQLADKYDTIGIDGVAMAVNDVIRSGARPLAVADNIHAQVSDPLLVEEWMKGIAKGAAEAECVVSSGEIGDVAEIIRGLVEGKGFDMVFAAIGEVPKDRVITGRELKPDDVIVGLRGSGLHSNGITLARKILFKQWGGKYEPFDVPESLDRELVYEVLEPTRIYVKPVLNVAEHVKVKAAVHITGDAYLKFNRLTLFSKDIGFEFNNFKPQPIFDLIQKTAEELGGEIPDDEMFKTFNMGWGFAIIIDKEEKDEALDILEKANVHAEEIGHVTSTRGIRILYKGKRIILN